The genomic DNA CGTCGGGAACGTTCGGTTCGACACCGACCGGTCGCCACTGATTAGCACCGGCAGGGCTCTTGGTCAGTTCCCACTCGTTGCCGAAAAGCGTTTCCCAATAGCTGTTGTCCCACGTGATCGGCGTCGGCGTCCAGGCGCCTTCGATGCCGCTCGTGATCGTGTCGGCGCCTTTGCCCGAACCGTACGTACTCAACCAGCCAAAGCCTTGAGCTTCGATAGCACCGCCTTCCGGTTCGATTCCGACGTTAGCAGCATCACCTGCACCGTGAGCCTTACCAAACGTATGACCGCCGGCCGTCAGGGCAACTGTCTCTTCGTCGTCCATTGCCATACGGGCAAATGTTTCACGTATGTCGCGTGCAGAGAGAAGCGGGTCAGGATTGCCGTCAGGGCCTTCGGGATTGACGTAGATCAGTCCCATCTGAACCGCAGCGAGCGGATTCTCGAGGTCGCGTTCGCCGCTGTAACGCTTGTTGCCGAGCCATTCGCCTTCAGAACCCCAATAGACATCTTCCTGCGGCTGCCAGACGTCAGCACGTCCTCCGCCAAAGCCGAATGTTTTGAAGCCCATCGACTCAAGAGCCGCATTACCTGCTAGGACGAAAAGATCTGCCCACGAGAGTTTGCGGCCGTACTTTTGTTTGATCGGCCAGAGCAAACGTCGCGCTTTGTCGAGGTTTCCGTTGTCGGGCCAGCTATTGGTCGGTGCAAAACGCTGTTCGCCCTGTCCGGCTCCTCCGCGGCCGTCAGATACACGATACGTACCGGCAGCATGCCATGCCATACGGATCATGAAAGGCCCATAGTGTCCGTAATCGGCCGGCCACCAATCCTGCGAATCGGTCATCAGTGCCTTAAGGTCATCCATCACGGCATTGAGGTCAAGCGACTTGAACTCTTCAGCGTAATTAAATCCATCGCCCATCGGGTCCGCAAGCTCGGAATTTTGACGCAGGATCTTGAGATCCAATGCATTCGGCCACCAATCGCGGTTAGACCGCTTGGTGCTGGTCGTAAAATTGATCGCTCCGCCCGTGAAAGGGCATCGGCTCGAATCGTTGATTTCTAATGCTTCGCCACTATTTTGGTCTTCTGTATTTTCCATTTTGATGGTCTCCCCTATTTTTCTTTTATATTATTTCCAAAAACTAACGTTTTAACATTCTATTCAGCACAATCGGGACACAAACCGTGCAGCGTAAGTTCTATTGAACCGGTACTGAACCTCGAAAGCTCAGCGGCCTTCTTGATCAACGCGTTCGGAATGCGCAGATCGAGATCAACGAGCTTTCCACATTTATTGCAGCTCGCATGGTCGTGCCGTGAGAGGTTTCTGTCATATCGAGCGGCGTCAGTACCGAATCGGACCTCACCAATAAGCCCCTCGTCCTTGAGATAGCGAAGTGAATTGTAAACCATAGCAAACGAAATACCCGGAAGCAGACGCCGAGCGTCTTCAAACACCTCATTGGCCGTCAGGTGCGAATACGAATCGCGTATTACCTGAAGGACCGCCAGGCGCTGTTTGGTCAATCCTAAACTCTCGATCTCGTTCATTTTTTACTCGTATGACTTTATTCGCTATTAGAATGATTCTAATTATAAAACTTGTCAAGCGGAGACACGGCCTCGAAGAGTTATATTTGCAAGCAGCTAAAAGGTCGACGTTATCACCGGTTTAACGTTCACGACCGCCAGGGCAAAAGGCTCGCCATCCGGACTCGCAAAGTGCCTCTTTTTCCTATATTCGGTTACAATTCATAGAAATGAGTACCGCCCGTCACAACCTCGTCCGCATCCTCCAAAACGCCCACGCCGGCGAGGTCGCGGCCGCCTATGCCTATCGCGGCCACTGGAGATCGCTTAAGGATTCTCCCGAAAAAGAACGAATCAAAGAGATCGAAGCTGAGGAATGGGACCACCGCCGGCGTGTCGGCGAGTGGCTGGCAAAGCTCGATGCCGGGCCTAGAGCCTTTCGAGAGAAGTTATTCTGGACGATCGGCCGCGCGCTTGGGGCGACCTGTTTTCTCTCGGGCTGGTTCATGCCGATGTATTTCGCCGGGCGGCTAGAGAGTCAAAATTCGGTCGAGTACGAGGACGCAGCTAAATTTGCGACTGAACTCGGCATGGACGATTGCGTCGAAGACCTGTTGGACATGGCTCGCGTTGAGGTCGAACACGAAGAATTCTTCCGCGAAACCGTCGCCGGCCATCGGCTGCTGCCGGTCATGAAACGGGTCTTTAGATGGAGTTGAGTTGATCCATGAAGATTACCGCAATAACGATCTTGTTGTTGGTCATCGGTCTGTCGGGCTGCTCCGGAACTATCCCCGGACTGAAAAAGCGGACCGCGGTTCGAGGCGACGACCTTGCCATCACGCTCGTGCGAAATGCCTGTTACGGCACATGTCCGGTCTATGAGCTGACGATCGACGCCGACGGTAACGTCACATTCGATGGCCGAAAGCATACCAAAACCCTCGGGAAGGCAGCCGGAAAGATCAGCGGAAACGAGATCGACCGTTTGATCACGGAATTCAACGCAGTCGGATTTCTTGAGCTGAACGACAATTACGATCAAAACAATTGTCCGTCATTTGCCACCGATATGAGCACGATCGCGATCTCGCTCAGACAGAATGGCCAGACCAAAACTGTTGTCCACAATTTGGGATGTTCGACGAAAGGCGACCACAAACCCTATCCGCCCGGCCTCAGCGAACTCGCAAAGAAGATCGACGAGGCGGCCCGTACTGCACAATGGATAAAGTAAGAGGCGTGACGCCGCGAATTCGCGGCAGATAATGCTGTTACCGATCGTGCTTATCCCTGATTTGGTCTGGGCACATCCACGATCACCGTGTACCCGTTCCCGTGTTGCACATATGCAATCTGTTTACATCACTGCACTTTTATGATAAGATCGGAAATAAAATCGGGCGATAGCCGTAAGTTCTTTGAAATTCGAAATAGAGAACAGGCAAGATAAGTTTTGACGCAGCCACGCACTCAACGAGCTCAGTGTTTCTGCTTAACGCCTCGCTGTAAGACATTGTCGTATGTTTTTTTCAAAAAAGTGCGGGACAGCGGCCGCGGATTGCTGTAATTGTTGCAAATACATATAGTTATTTGTCCCGCTAACCACGGCAAATGAGCGGGACAACAGCGGGACAGGGCGGGACACGAAACGGATGCATTTTGCCTTAAGTCTCATGTATTCTAAAGTTTAGCCGTGACATGCCGGAAACCTTGTCCCGCTTTCCACGGCAGGACTCAAACCGTCATTCCGGATGATCTATACCACTCGACGAACTTCGGTATTCCGTCGACGATCGTTGTGGCCGGATTGTAATTGAGCAGCTTGCGGGCCTTTGAGATATCGGCGTAGGTAATGGGCACATCGCCAGGCTGCATCGGCTGGCGGTCGATGACAGCGCTCATGTCGAGACATTGTTCGAGCAGGGCGATCAATTCCCTGAGTTCGACGGTCTGCGATTCGCCGAGGTTGAACACTTCGTGCATCGATGCGTCGTAATCGATCGAGGCACGAACGCCCTGTATTATGTCGTCGATGTACGTATAATCACGCCGCGTCGTGCCGTCGCCAAAGACGGGAATGGGCATGCCTTCGGAGATCATCTTTGTGAATTTATGTATCGCCAGATCGGGCCGTTGGCGGGCACCGTAAACGGTGAAGAAGCGTAAGCAGACCGTGCGAATGTCGTGCAGGTGCGAGTATGTATGGCAGAGCAGCTCACCCGCAGCCTTGGTCGCCGCATATGGTGAGATCGGCTGCTGGATGCGGTCTTCTTCGGAAAACGGCATGTGGCTGTTGATGCCGTAAACGCTCGAGGATGAGGCGTTGACGAATTGTTTGACGCCATGAACCCGTGCCATCTCGAGCAGATTCAGCGTTCCGGTGACGTTTGTCTCGTAATACAATCGCGGCTGGCTCAGACTCGGCCTGACGCCTGCCCGTGCGGCAAGGTGAACGATGCAGTCAAATTCGCTTTCATTGAAAACTGTTTCGAGTGCGGAAACGTCGCGAATATCAGCCTCAACAAATCGGTAGACCTCGCTGCCCAAATGCATCGCTATGTTAGCCCGCTTTATCTCGGGCGAATAGAAATCGTTGAGATCGTCGATGACCGTGATTTGCCGCGCCCCTTCCGCGATCAGCCGGTCAACAAGATGCGACCCGATAAATCCGGCACCGCCGGTGATGAGTACTGATTGGTTTGACATTAAGTTCGCCAAGCTTGGTAAGCCTTTTGGTCGTTAAATTGTGTGATAAAATGGAAAATAGCACTTTCGAAGACGACTAGCAAAACGGTTATCCACGTATAGCCACTATGTCGCCACTACTCGTTCTTCCAGATCTGTATTAGGAGTTGCGATGAATATTCTTCACTATTTGGCCGTTCGCGGTTCGATCTGCTTAGTTTTTGGTCTCTCGATTACCCTTTTTTCATCGAATGCAATTGGTCAGCAAAAAATAGCCTCTATCGAGCGCGAGCGTCTAGTTACGATGCTTCAGACCTTGCAGGGAGCCATAAAAAGGGATTATTACGATCCAGCATTCCACGGTATCGATCTTGACGTTAGATTTGGTCTCGCAAAAGAGCGATTGAAGCAGGTGCAGACGCTAGGACAAGGGTTCGCCGTAATCGCACAGGTATTGCTTGACTTTAATGATTCTCATCTTTTTTTTCAACCTCCTCTGACAAATTTGGATGTTGATTATGGCTGGCGTGATCGAATGATCGGTGACAAGTGCTTTGTTCTGACGGTTAAGCCGAAGAGCGATGCCGAGAAAAAGGGTCTGAAGGTTGGCGATCAGATACTCACTATCGAGGGCCACCCGGTAAATCGGACTGATCTGTGGAAGATGAATTATTACTACAACACGCTAAATAAACAAAAAGCATTGAGATTATCAGTCTTAAGCCCCGGCGGGACTCAGCCGCGGGACCTGCAGATCGAGTCAAAATTATTCACAAACCGTGGGGCTCGAGCCGGCGGGCAATTATCTGAACTGTACTACTCCTCGGGCACTGAATTTGACTTGAACCTGTTCGCGAATATCGGGAGCGTCACGATATGGAAGATGCCCTCATTTGGATTAAATCCCAATTCGATCGACTCACTGATGGACAGAGTCAAATCCTCGACTAGCGTAATACTCGATCTTAGAGGAAATGGTGGAGGTTACGTTTTAGCCCTTGAACGACTTGCGGGCTTTATGTTCGACAAGGAACTGACAATTGCTGAATTGAAGGGACGGAAGAAGATGGACCCTCAAAAGAGTAAGCCATCAGGCTCCACTTTTACGGGGCGACTTGTCGTTTTAACCGATGCTGACTCAGCCTCTGCATCAGAGATCTTCGCGCGGCTCGTTCAACTCGAAGGTCGCGGAAAGGTAGTCGGAGACGTTTCCGCCGGCTCTGTGATGCAGTCAGTTGATTTCACAGGCACCATGTCGAATGATTCTATAGCTTACGGAGCGAGCATCACGAACGCGGATGTGATCATGTCAGACGGGAAAAGCCTCGAAAAAGTTGGTGTCATTCCCGATGAGAGGGTTATTCCAACCGCTGAGGATCTTGCAAACGGCCATGATCCTGTACTAGCTAGAGCAATCCAGATGTTAGGTGGTTCGATCTCACCTGAGGATGCCGGAAAACTATTTGTTTACGAATGGAAGGACGAAAAAGTGCGAATGGTCAAAAAGTAAGCTCTTACCCACCGAGTCAGATCGTCTAATTCAGATAACGTTGCCGTGCATGAAATCGGTGGAGGATATCTTCGAGAAAGCCCTCATATGTGAAATCCGTGAGGTTGTATTCCGGCTTGAGTTTGTACATCAGCGGCAAGGCGATCCGCCACGCCATCCAGAGTCGTTGGCGCTCCGTCAGATCCCATCGGCGACGGAGAAAACTCTCGACGACCTCGATCTCACCTTCGTTCAGTTTAGCGACGTTCGCATTTGTGTTGACGGGCTTTTGCACTCGGCTGAATGCCCTGTCGCTAACCGGATTTGAGAACGTCTCCATAAATGTCGGAGCCTCGTCAGTGCGTTCGCGAATAACGACAGTTCCGGCAAAAAGATCGCCCAGACGCTGGTCACGGTTACTTAAGAAGATCGCTATCAGCCCGATCGAATATACAGGAAGCACAAATCCGGGGATCGCATCGCAGATACGCAGGAGATTTCTGGCGATCGCTTCCCACAAGGTCAGCGGGCGGCCGTCCTCGCGTATGACGCGCAGCTTGAGCAGTCGTTTCCCCGGCGTCTGGCCGTTCCAGAGCCATTCGAACAAGATGAAATAAGACGCAAAGATCAGAAAAACGCCGATTATCAGCAATGCCAGCGTCCATTTTGGCATCTCCGAAAAGAACTGCTCCGGAGCATCTATACCGCCGCTGCCGCCCAGAT from Acidobacteriota bacterium includes the following:
- a CDS encoding RDD family protein, whose translation is MSRHIIETEETLIIETPERVPLEFALASIGNRFLAVAIDHFIQYLSIFLIAWLVINLGNLGGSGGIDAPEQFFSEMPKWTLALLIIGVFLIFASYFILFEWLWNGQTPGKRLLKLRVIREDGRPLTLWEAIARNLLRICDAIPGFVLPVYSIGLIAIFLSNRDQRLGDLFAGTVVIRERTDEAPTFMETFSNPVSDRAFSRVQKPVNTNANVAKLNEGEIEVVESFLRRRWDLTERQRLWMAWRIALPLMYKLKPEYNLTDFTYEGFLEDILHRFHARQRYLN
- a CDS encoding demethoxyubiquinone hydroxylase family protein → MSTARHNLVRILQNAHAGEVAAAYAYRGHWRSLKDSPEKERIKEIEAEEWDHRRRVGEWLAKLDAGPRAFREKLFWTIGRALGATCFLSGWFMPMYFAGRLESQNSVEYEDAAKFATELGMDDCVEDLLDMARVEVEHEEFFRETVAGHRLLPVMKRVFRWS
- a CDS encoding PDZ domain-containing protein; translation: MLQTLQGAIKRDYYDPAFHGIDLDVRFGLAKERLKQVQTLGQGFAVIAQVLLDFNDSHLFFQPPLTNLDVDYGWRDRMIGDKCFVLTVKPKSDAEKKGLKVGDQILTIEGHPVNRTDLWKMNYYYNTLNKQKALRLSVLSPGGTQPRDLQIESKLFTNRGARAGGQLSELYYSSGTEFDLNLFANIGSVTIWKMPSFGLNPNSIDSLMDRVKSSTSVILDLRGNGGGYVLALERLAGFMFDKELTIAELKGRKKMDPQKSKPSGSTFTGRLVVLTDADSASASEIFARLVQLEGRGKVVGDVSAGSVMQSVDFTGTMSNDSIAYGASITNADVIMSDGKSLEKVGVIPDERVIPTAEDLANGHDPVLARAIQMLGGSISPEDAGKLFVYEWKDEKVRMVKK
- the katG gene encoding catalase/peroxidase HPI; this translates as MENTEDQNSGEALEINDSSRCPFTGGAINFTTSTKRSNRDWWPNALDLKILRQNSELADPMGDGFNYAEEFKSLDLNAVMDDLKALMTDSQDWWPADYGHYGPFMIRMAWHAAGTYRVSDGRGGAGQGEQRFAPTNSWPDNGNLDKARRLLWPIKQKYGRKLSWADLFVLAGNAALESMGFKTFGFGGGRADVWQPQEDVYWGSEGEWLGNKRYSGERDLENPLAAVQMGLIYVNPEGPDGNPDPLLSARDIRETFARMAMDDEETVALTAGGHTFGKAHGAGDAANVGIEPEGGAIEAQGFGWLSTYGSGKGADTITSGIEGAWTPTPITWDNSYWETLFGNEWELTKSPAGANQWRPVGVEPNVPDAADPNKKHLPMMTTADMAMRMDPAYEKISRRFMENPQEFADAFARAWFKLTHRDMGPKARYLGPLVPAEDLIWQDPVPAGTRIDAGDEAALKAKILASGLTVSQLVSTAWASASTFRGSDNRGGANGARIRLSPQKFWEVNNPVQLDHVLGVLGGIQAEFNASGKTVSMADLIVLGGCAAVEKAAKDAGHDISVPFTSGRGDATQEQTEVDSFKYLEPQADGFRNYKKGLHKTPAEELLVDKAQLLGLTAPEMTVLLGGLRVLGANWDGSNHGVFTSRPGTLTNDFFTNLLDMSTKWEPSGEAYEGRDRKNGDLKWTGTRVDLVFGSNSELRALAEVYACADGGDKFVKDFVAAWNKVMNADRFDLA
- a CDS encoding SDR family NAD(P)-dependent oxidoreductase → MSNQSVLITGGAGFIGSHLVDRLIAEGARQITVIDDLNDFYSPEIKRANIAMHLGSEVYRFVEADIRDVSALETVFNESEFDCIVHLAARAGVRPSLSQPRLYYETNVTGTLNLLEMARVHGVKQFVNASSSSVYGINSHMPFSEEDRIQQPISPYAATKAAGELLCHTYSHLHDIRTVCLRFFTVYGARQRPDLAIHKFTKMISEGMPIPVFGDGTTRRDYTYIDDIIQGVRASIDYDASMHEVFNLGESQTVELRELIALLEQCLDMSAVIDRQPMQPGDVPITYADISKARKLLNYNPATTIVDGIPKFVEWYRSSGMTV
- a CDS encoding transcriptional repressor, which produces MNEIESLGLTKQRLAVLQVIRDSYSHLTANEVFEDARRLLPGISFAMVYNSLRYLKDEGLIGEVRFGTDAARYDRNLSRHDHASCNKCGKLVDLDLRIPNALIKKAAELSRFSTGSIELTLHGLCPDCAE